From Etheostoma cragini isolate CJK2018 chromosome 14, CSU_Ecrag_1.0, whole genome shotgun sequence, the proteins below share one genomic window:
- the kiaa1522 gene encoding uncharacterized protein KIAA1522 homolog isoform X2: protein MGNSVQRKKKNFSTPPSPIPNWEKPKGFWLSGHRYKLKTAGPKGNEDQKRLTVHYRTSQHYQENVFIEGSRPQYLEDLHTEAKEGLKIQQQEEHTNGVNFPDDESIASTDTLRPEQDISSKDRGGSPESRYTARSTDTIVTSAVLTRPVLTRQGSTFKPLNPVKRLDKCKKRSRRTTIMGIPNQVQKELALHRNSTFQQLPGSSSNHDRNVTNSQSGVVIIPKVDGGSPVANKEGARVHLSDLEASKEEQLLRNHLQEMYHDKQPFNHQGIASYPCPTSTLRPKSLALPGMITSSSLCPSTVFSFLQEPQGPVMSMSPQATYLSTIIPNAVLPSSIEVIEIDRSSSQTRCSSVNNGGSVRTVSKSSLASGDLSVSPFLSRRSGGDGSQTDNSNNNSTLMPTLASGSNWSASQSSKAINSNSSPVSSKSSTHSGNSQRVGPNWRESQTEQSSGDQDLTSLCSLVSMISSYNSKRENVVTGEEYESDVSGSVAAGDDAKTRQNSTRSLSVMKTKQPPAPPRRTNSLHNSKIKSNSRVLVDIDDSVSEHVANAKENIVAMDEMMIKSVTADTSGIPTFVSNSTGSSCVDATSSPLSPTQASSSEARGTTEAESSSSSPQRTPSEGGKFERTMSPSSGYSSQSGTPTLSPKGISPTSPDKQKKKPVKPERSVSRASSSAASPSSSLTSLSSGTSESINPDVSTCSPSLPSQGSPPTVTAKEHTPDNNSLTLGVEVRELLNIPPPPKVKAPCPPPPETWVHNRRTFQLLCGPCPNVGTVTQKPAQIQDSTVKQAGTETEAIKEMHVVVEKQSTIDKSVLELSERKAKPETLLETGTEGVHKETENREFPSTKRESREASAQKQEQSSSPPVKDPESPKKDPPPVMKKPMAVLHREELLSTEHSVDRKIKLSSSATTEVNLPVENHTAFSQHGVIILVHKSDLEMEKSEVTSMQTLSVEVPKISKASPPPTPPPAYHPTPPLPRKTPPSLVSTPPDEIQRRQEEIHVAESCWPPPPPPMEEDSLFGGDEVDFPLPPPPFVTDSVANVMGSCLTELDVPRRPTEEVGETTEDLSNAGTSVHGQIPDVSPAVSQAVTDTKPEVAVQVSKANTTDEISCRPVQQCLAISDSVPPPPAISPSLPPIAGEENPVSVSALVPPSSFRKRDSLKIEDQPPSELPVSAQAPITVPVAPPLPAENVFPGVHFRRQPSIQNREARSKELLSRHKSAPIPKEDANIPLVTPSLLQMVRLRSVNMTEDQVKAPSEDKSTNQNASNQENCTISIPGPQNTPQKPLRKSLSLKSSPQTLKTSSVLINTPSMRLQEAIRMKTAAMSSRDGLPSRLGLRSSTHSSVGEQGALSLKSPEGFDMHKSPASTASFIFSRSTKTVVVETPTASPTEAQASLKQSLAAELMQVSDKSQTPAFSNGGGKLDKVPPPVAKKPANGSISASQHLPACSAKMDFSVEGNRAIAGVHHMSGIIPSETTTTRVTADTIETLF from the exons ATGGGGAACAGTGtccagaggaagaagaaaaacttttcTACACCGCCATCGCCGATCCCCAACTGGGAAAAACCTAAAGGTTTCTGGCTGTCTGGACATCGatacaaactgaaaacag CTGGCCCGAAAGGGAATGAAGACCAGAAGAGGTTGACCGTCCACTACAGGACGTCCCAGCACTACCAGGAGAATGTTTTCATCGAGGGCAGCAGGCCACAGTACCTGGAGGACCTGCACACTGAGGCCAAGGAAGGGCTCAAGATACAACAGCAGGAAG AACACACAAATGGAGTGAACTTTCCTGACGATGAGAGCATTGCT TCCACAGACACTCTGCGTCCGGAGCAGGATATCAGTTCCAAGGACAGAGGTGGCTCTCCGGAGTCAAGATACACCGCTCGGAGTACTGATACCATAGTAACTTCTGCTGTGTTGACTAGGCCTGTGCTCACCCGCCAAG GTTCTACATTCAAGCCTCTGAATCCAGTGAAAAGACTAGATAAGTGCaagaagaggagcaggaggaccACAATCATGGGCATTCCCAACCAGGTCCAAAAAGAGCTTG CATTGCACAGAAACTCAACCTTCCAGCAGCTTCCAGGATCTTCCTCTAATCACGACCGAAATGTCACCAACAGCCAATCAGGTGTTGTCATCATTCCCAAGGTTGATGGAGGGTCTCCAGTAGCAAATAAGGAGGGAGCAAGGGTGCACCTTTCAGACCTGGAG GCCTCCAAAGAGGAACAGCTGCTGAGGAACCACCTCCAGGAAATGTACCATGACAAGCAGCCTTTTAACCACCAGGGCATTGCCTCCTATCCCTGTCCCACCTCAACCCTGAGACCCAAGTCCCTTGCACTACCTGGCATGATCACGTCCTCATCCTTGTGTCCTTCGACAGTGTTTAGCTTCCTCCAGGAACCCCAG gGTCCAGTGATGTCCATGTCTCCTCAGGCCACCTACTTGTCTACAATCATCCCTAACGCTGTCTTGCCATCCTCGATTGAAGTCATAGAGATCGACCGCAGCAGTAGTCAGACGCGTTGCAGTAGTGTAAACAATGGTGGTAGTGTTCGCACTGTAAGCAAAAGCAGCCTTGCATCCGGGGACTTATCAGTCAGCCCATTTTTGTCCAGAAGATCAGGTGGAGATGGTTCCCAGACTGACAATTCCAACAACAACTCCACACTGATGCCCACATTGGCATCTGGTTCGAACTGGAGCGCGTCACAGTCTTCAAAGGCCATTAATTCAAACTCCTCCCCAGTATCCTCTAAGAGTAGCACACATAGTGGCAACTCACAGAGAGTGGGTCCGAATTGGCGGGAAAGCCAAACAGAGCAGTCTAGTGGGGACCAAGACCTCACCAGTCTTTGTAGCTTAGTTAGCATGATTAgcagctacaacagtaaaaGGGAAAATGTTGTTACAGGTGAAGAATATGAGTCTGATGTTTCAGGGTCAGTGGCTGCTGGGGACGATGCAAAGACGAGACAAAATTCCACTCGCAGTCTGTCGGTTATGAAGACCAAGCAACCCCCAGCACCTCCACGGCGAACCAACTCTCTGCATAATAGTAAGATCAAGAGCAACTCCAGGGTTCTGGTGGATATCGATGACTCTGTGTCTGAACATGTGGCAAATGCCAAAGAAAATATTGTAGCAATGGATGAGATGATGATCAAATCAGTTACTGCAGATACCAGTGGGATCCCCACCTTCGTATCAAACTCCACGGGGTCCAGCTGTGTAGATGCTACCTCCAGTCCTTTGAGCCCCACACAGGCTTCTTCTAGTGAGGCAAGAGGAACAACAGAGGCAGAATCCAGCAGCTCCTCCCCACAGAGAACTCCCTCGGAAGGGGGGAAATTTGAACGGACCATGTCCCCTTCCAGTGGCTACTCCAGTCAGAGTGGCACTCCCACACTCTCCCCAAAAGGTATCTCCCCAACCTCTCCtgacaaacagaagaagaaacccGTCAAACCAGAGAGATCGGTGTCTCGAGCCTCATCCTCAGCAGCTTCCCCTTCCTCCTCGCTTACCTCTCTATCATCTGGCACATCTGAGTCTATCAATCCCGATGTCTCTACATGTAGCCCCAGTCTTCCTTCGCAGGGATCTCCACCCACTGTTACTGCAAAAGAACACACTCCGGATAACAATTCTTTGACTTTGGGGGTTGAAGTCAGAGAGCTGTTGAACATCCCACCACCTCCCAAAGTCAAAGCTccatgtcctcctcctcctgagaCATGGGTTCACAACAGACGCACCTTTCAGCTCCTATGTGGACCTTGCCCTAATGTCGGCACAGTAACCCAGAAACCAGCACAGATACAAGACAGCACAGTGAAGCAAGCAGGAACTGAGACAGAAGCCATCAAGGAGATGCATGTTGTAGTTGAAAAACAATCAACTATAGACAAATCTGTCTTAGAATTATCAGAAAGGAAAGCAAAGCCTGAGACTTTGTTAGAAACAGGTACTGAAGGTGTTCACAAGGAGACGGAGAATAGAGAATTTCCAAGTACCAAACGAGAGAGCAGGGAAGCAAGTGCTCAGAAACAAGAGCAGAGTAGTAGCCCTCCAGTGAAGGACCCAGAGAGTCCAAAGAAAGATCCTCCTCCTGTCATGAAGAAACCCATGGCAGTACTGCACAGAGAGGAACTGTTGTCAACAGAACACTCAgtggacagaaaaataaaattgagtaGCAGTGCCACAACGGAAGTTAATTTACCTGTTGAGAACCATACAGCCTTCTCACAGCACGGGGTTATAATTTTAGTTCACAAGAGTGATCTCGAGATGGAGAAAAGTGAAGTCACATCCATGCAGACGCTTTCTGTAGAGGTCCCCAAAATTAGTAAGGCCTCGCCACCACCTACCCCTCCCCCGGCATACCACCCTACACCTCCTCTGCCAAGAAAGACACCTCCTTCATTAGTGTCCACGCCACCAGATGAAATACAGAGGCGACAGGAGGAGATCCATGTTGCAGAGTCTTGCTggccacctcctccacctcctatGGAAGAAGACTCGTTGTTTGGAGGAGACGAGGTAGACTTTCCTCTACCTCCTCCACCCTTTGTGACAGACAGTGTGGCAAATGTGATGGGCAGTTGTCTCACAGAGCTTGATGTCCCAAGGAGACCCACAGAGGAAGTCGGAGAGACAACTGAGGATTTGAGTAATGCTGGAACATCTGTACATGGTCAAATTCCAGATGTGTCCCCTGCTGTTTCACAAGCAGTTACTGACACCAAACCAGAGGTTGCTGTGCAAGTTTCAAAAGCTAACACCACTGATGAGATTTCTTGCAGACCAGTGCAACAATGTTTAGCTATTTCAGACAGTGTCCCACCTCCCCCAGCGATTTCACCCTCTTTGCCACCCATTGCAGGAGAAGAGAACCCAGTATCAGTCTCTGCTTTAGTCCCTCCCAGCAGTTTCCGGAAGCGAGACTCTCTGAAAATTGAAGATCAACCTCCCTCCGAGCTTCCCGTCAGTGCCCAAGCTCCAATAACTGTCCCAGTAGCACCCCCTTTACCAGCAGAGAATGTATTTCCTGGTGTTCATTTCAGAAGGCAGCCCAGTATACAAAACCGAGAGGCTAGAAGCAAGGAGCTTCTTTCCCGCCACAAAAGTGCACCCATTCCCAAAGAGGATGCCAACATACCTCTAGTCACCCCCTCCCTGCTTCAGATGGTTCGTCTCAGATCAGTCAATATGACTGAAGATCAGGTGAAAGCTCCATCGGAGGACAAGTCAACAAACCAGAATGCTTCAAATCAGGAGAATTGCACAATTTCAATCCCAGGACCTCAAAACACTCCACAGAAGCCCCTCCGCAAGTCCCTGTCACTTAAATCTTCCCCTCAGACACTAAAGACATCTTCTGTGCTAATAAACACTCCTTCCATGCGCTTACAGGAAGCCATACGTATGAAAACGGCAGCAATGTCTTCAAGAGATGGTCTTCCATCCCGACTGGGTTTGAGGTCGTCCACTCACAGCTCTGTCGGTGAACAAGGGGCTCTGTCCCTGAAATCCCCTGAGGGATTTGACATGCACAAGTCCCCAGCCTCTACTGCCAGCTTCATCTTCTCGAGGAGCACAAAAACGGTTGTCGTAGAGACTCCAACCGCCTCCCCCACTGAAGCTCAGGCAAGTCTGAAGCAAAGTTTGGCAGCTGAACTCATGCAGGTGTCCGACAAATCGCAGACCCCCGCTTTCTCCAATGGTGGGGGGAAGTTGGACAAAGTTCCTCCTCCAGTTGCAAAGAAACCAGCCAATGGGAGCATCAGTGCTTCACAACATCTCCCTGCTTGTTCAGCAAAGATGGACTTCAGTGTTGAAGGAAACAGAGCAATAGCAGGAGTGCATCATATGAGTGGAATAATACCTTCTGAGACAACAA CTACAAGAGTGACAGCGGACACAATtgaaacactgttttaa